The Macrotis lagotis isolate mMagLag1 chromosome 6, bilby.v1.9.chrom.fasta, whole genome shotgun sequence genome includes a window with the following:
- the LOC141490640 gene encoding arylacetamide deacetylase-like: MGKKSLFLLISCVLLAYFVYVPLPDNIDQPWKVMMTWAFMKVQMHLSGLVETLGYGPLLNLLEVPPASDANILVTDTLFNNVPVRVFEPKQKLSAMRRAVFYIHGGGWAMGDAAWKPYDELGRQMADKLNAVVISTNYRLSPQYHFPTQFEDVYDALRWFLRKKTLAEYSVDPTRICIAGDSAGGNLAAAVTQKLLDDPEVKVKIKIQSLIYPALQALDFDLPSYRENAHYPLLRKSDMVGFWSMYFSTDKALKEAMLANQHTPVESSHLFKFVNWSSLLPERFKKGHLYTNPIHGHSDLAKKYPGFLDVRSSPLLADDSKLRGLPLTHILTCQYDVLRDDGLMYVSRLRAAGVQVVNEHVEDGVHGVLSLYNSLMNFKVGHRVLNKYLKWLEENL, translated from the exons atgGGAAAGAAATCACTGTTTCTCCTCATTTCTTGTGTCCTTCTTGCCTACTTTGTGTACGTTCCTCTCCCAGATAATATCGATCAACCATGGAAAGTCATGATGACCTGGGCTTTCATGAAGGTTCAAATGCACTTG TCAGGACTGGTGGAAACGCTGGGATATGGGCCTCTTCTGAACCTCCTGGAAGTCCCACCTGCATCTGATGCAAATATCCTAGTGACGGACACTCTGTTCAATAACGTTCCCGTCCGAGTCTTCGAACCAAAGCAGAAGTTGTCTGCGATGAGAAGAGCTGTGTTTTATATTCATGGTGGCGGCTGGGCTATGGGAGATGCTG CTTGGAAACCATATGATGAACTGGGAAGACAGATGGCAGACAAGCTCAATGCTGTGGTCATATCAACTAA ctACAGACTATCACCCCAGTACCACTTTCCAACCCAATTTGAAGATGTATATGATGCCTTAAGGTGGTTCTTGAGGAAGAAAACCCTTGCAGAGTACAGTGTGGACCCAACCCGCATCTGTATTGCTGGAGATAGTGCTGGAGGAAATTTAGCGGCAGCTGTCACTCAGAAG CTTCTAGATGACCCAGAAGTCAAGGTAAAAATCAAGATTCAGTCTTTAATTTATCCTGCTCTTCAGGCTCTTGACTTTGATTTACCATCATATCGAGAAAATGCCCATTATCCTCTCCTACGAAAATCGGATATGGTGGGGTTTTGGAGCATGTATTTTTCTACAGATAAGGCACTAAAGGAAGCCATGCTTGCCAATCAACATACACCTGTGGAATCAAGTCATCTCTTCAAATTTGTTAACTGGAGTTCCCTGCTTCCTGAGAGGTTTAAAAAGGGACATCTTTATACCAACCCAATTCATGGACACTCTGACCTTGCAAAAAAGTACCCTGGATTTCTAGATGTCAGATCATCACCACTATTAGCTGATGATTCTAAATTACGGGGTTTACCATTGACCCATATCCTCACCTGTCAGTATGATGTCTTAAGAGATGATGGACTCATGTACGTCTCCCGTCTTAGGGCTGCAGGGGTCCAGGTAGTCAATGAACATGTGGAAGATGGGGTCCATGGAGTCCTTTCATTATATAACTCCCTTATGAATTTTAAAGTAGGTCATAGAGTACTTAACAAGTATCTCAAGTGGCTAGAGGAGAATCTCTAG